The genomic window GAACACCGTGAGGAGACCGAGCAGAGCCCCGGCCACCACCGCTCTGATGCGTATTGGTGATTGCATGGGCCGTATTTACCGCAGAAACGCGCATGAGCGCCATGGCTAGAACAGACCCGCCCCCGGACTCCGACGCGAGTCCGGGGGCGGATGACCTACGGGTGGAGGACTACAGGGCAACGCCCAACAGGGCGTCCACGGCGCGCGACACGAGGCCGGGCGCACCCTCGTCGGTACCGCCGTCCGCCTGCTGGCGAGCGGCCCAGCGGTCGACGGCAGCGAGCGCGGCGGGGGCGTCCAGGTCGTTCGCCAGCGCCGCGCGGATCTCCTCGACGAGTGCGTCCGCGGACGGGCCGTCGGGGCGCGACACTGCGGCGCGCCAGCGGGCGAGCCGCTCCACCGCCTCCCGGAGCACCGCGTCCGTCCACTCCCAGTCGGCGCGGTAGTGGTGGGAGAGGAGCGCGAGCCGAATGGCGGCGGGGTCGACGCCGTCGCGGCGCAGCGCGGAGACGAAGACCAGGTTGCCCTTGGACTTGGACATCTTCGCGCCGTGGAGCGCGACCATGCCGGCGTGCACATACGCCTTGGCGAACGGGTGCTCGCCGGTGAGGACCTGGGCGTGCGAGGCGCCCATCTCGTGGTGCGGGAAGGCGAGATCGGAGCCGCCGCCCTGGACGTCGAAGCCCATGCCGAGGTGGTCGAGGGCGATGGCGACGCACTCGATGTGCCAGCCGGGCCGGCCGCGGCCCAGGCTGCCGCCGTCCCAGCTGGGCTCGCCCTCGCGGGCGGCCATCCAGAGCATGGGGTCGAGCGGGTCCTTCTTGCCGGGGCGCTCGGGATCGCCGCCGCGCTCGGCGGACAGGGCGCGCATGACGTCGGCGTCGTAGTTCGACACCTCGCCGAAGTGCGGGTCGGACTCGACGGAGAAGTAGATGTCGCCGTCGAGTTCGTACGCCGCCCCGGCGTCACGCAGCCGCTCGACGAGCGGCACGATGCCGGGTATGGCCTCGACGGCGCCGATGTAGTGGGCGGGGGGCAGCATCCGCAGGGCGGTCATGTCCTCGCGGAACAGCGCGGTCTCGCGCTCCGCGAGCTCGGTCCAGTCCTGCCCGTCGCGCACGGCCCGCTCCAGGAGCGGGTCGTCCACGTCGGTCACGTTCTGCACGTAGTGAACCTGGCGCTTGGTGTCGAGCCACACGCGCTGCACGAGGTCGAACGCGTTGTAGGTCGCCGCGTGACCCAGGTGGGTCGCGTCGTACGGGGTGATGCCGCAGACGTAGATACGGGCGACGGGACCGGGCTCGAGGGTGACGAGTCCTCCGGTCGCGGTGTCGTGAATCCGGAGGTCGCGGCCCGTGCCGGGCAGGGCGGGGACCTCGGAAGCGGGCCAGGCATGCATGCCTTGAGCGTAACCGGACGCCCCTTCCGGAAACGAACCGGATACCGCCTCTTGGCCGGTTCGGCACTCTTGCTCACGGCGGTGCCCTGTGCCTGGGCGGTGCCCTGTGCGCACGACCGCCCGGGGCTACACCGGCGGCCAGGGAATCGCGGGCCAGGCGCCGGAGGGCTCCGGGTGGCGGGAGTCGGCCAGCAGTGCGGTGACACGGGCGTGGACGGCCACCACCTCCGCCGGGGTGATCAGCTCCGCGAGGCGCCTCGACAGCACGCCGCCGTCCGAGAGGGCGTCCGCGAGGGCGCCCAGGACCTCGACCGCCTCCGCCGGCAGGGGCTCGCCCGCCCAGCCCCAGAGCAGGGTGCGCAGCTTGTCGTCGACGTTGAAGGTGACCCCGTGGTCGATCGCGTAGAGCCGGCCGTCGGCCGTCGGCAGCAGATGCCCGCCCTTGCGGTCACCGTTGTTCATCACCGCGTCCAGCACGGCGAGCCGCCGCAGCCGCGGATCGTCGGCGTGCACGAGGAGCGCCGTGCGGCCCTCCCCCACCTCCGCGGTGCCGACCGCC from Streptomyces sp. FIT100 includes these protein-coding regions:
- the mshC gene encoding cysteine--1-D-myo-inosityl 2-amino-2-deoxy-alpha-D-glucopyranoside ligase is translated as MHAWPASEVPALPGTGRDLRIHDTATGGLVTLEPGPVARIYVCGITPYDATHLGHAATYNAFDLVQRVWLDTKRQVHYVQNVTDVDDPLLERAVRDGQDWTELAERETALFREDMTALRMLPPAHYIGAVEAIPGIVPLVERLRDAGAAYELDGDIYFSVESDPHFGEVSNYDADVMRALSAERGGDPERPGKKDPLDPMLWMAAREGEPSWDGGSLGRGRPGWHIECVAIALDHLGMGFDVQGGGSDLAFPHHEMGASHAQVLTGEHPFAKAYVHAGMVALHGAKMSKSKGNLVFVSALRRDGVDPAAIRLALLSHHYRADWEWTDAVLREAVERLARWRAAVSRPDGPSADALVEEIRAALANDLDAPAALAAVDRWAARQQADGGTDEGAPGLVSRAVDALLGVAL
- a CDS encoding SCO1664 family protein, with protein sequence MSAPERIPPRGVTTSATAAVSPLDLLTKGELTVKGQIREASNAVLYCSVSYEGEEAHCVYKPIAGERPLWDFPDGTLAQREVAAFELSEATGWGLVPPTVLRDGPYGEGMVQLWIEADPGAELLALVADDEPGDGWKAVGTAEVGEGRTALLVHADDPRLRRLAVLDAVMNNGDRKGGHLLPTADGRLYAIDHGVTFNVDDKLRTLLWGWAGEPLPAEAVEVLGALADALSDGGVLSRRLAELITPAEVVAVHARVTALLADSRHPEPSGAWPAIPWPPV